From a region of the Candidatus Methylomirabilota bacterium genome:
- a CDS encoding nucleotidyltransferase yields the protein MKRDEALKTLAEHREELRQRFSVKSLALFGSVVRDEATDASDVDLLVEFDRPVGLLHVIGTEQYLEKLLSVNKVDLVLKRAVLPEFKDGILAEAVNAL from the coding sequence ATGAAGCGTGACGAGGCGCTGAAAACCTTGGCCGAGCATCGGGAAGAGCTGCGGCAGCGATTTAGCGTGAAGTCGCTGGCGCTGTTTGGCTCGGTCGTGCGTGATGAAGCTACCGACGCCAGCGACGTGGATTTGCTGGTGGAGTTCGACCGGCCGGTAGGACTCCTTCATGTCATCGGGACGGAGCAGTATCTCGAAAAGCTGCTCAGCGTGAATAAGGTCGATCTCGTTCTGAAACGGGCCGTCCTACCGGAATTCAAGGACGGCATCCTCGCGGAAGCTGTCAA